In Magnetococcales bacterium, the sequence CGGTGAACCGGGAGGCCTGGCGGCGTGGGGTGTGGCCGGGCCAGGCGGAAGGGAGATTGTCCGCCGAGGTGGTGCGTCGGCGCTCTGCGGAAGAGGAGGAAAACGCCATCCGGCAACGTGTGGTGACGCGCCTGCTGGCGGTTACGCCCGCAGTGGAGGAGAACCGGCGGGGGCGCTGGGTCATGGATTTGAGCGGAACGGAGCGCTTGCACGGGCAGGCGGGTGTGGTGACCCTGGATGGGCTGGTGCGGGAGTTGGGGCGGGAGTTCCCGGTGGTGGGCGGCGTGGGCAGCGGGCGTCCGGTGGCGCTCATGGCGGGGGAGGCGGCCTGGCGTTCCGGGCTTGACTGGTTGCGGGTCTTGTCCGGGCAGGAGAGCCGTTTTCTGGGGCCGCTGCCGGTAGGCTTGTTGCCCCGCATGGGGCAGCGCACCGTGGCGCGGTTGCAGCGTTTGGGGGTGGTGCGCATCGCCCAGTTGCTGCAGTGTCCGCAGGAGGCCTTGTTACGGGTTTTCGGGCCTCGGGCCGTGTTGTGGCGACAGGTGGCTACCGGTCAGGATCCGCTGCCCTGGCGACTTTCGGATGGTGCGACGCAGAGGTTGACGGTGGAGCTGGAACCGGGTCTTGCCCTGCAAAAGGAGGAGTCTTTGCGGGCCTTGGTTGCGGGAGGGTGCGAGACGTTGGGCGCCGGACTGCGGCAGGCCGGGCATCATGCCGTGGGGCTGGGGTTGGTTTGGGTCGATTGGGACGGGGTGCGACGGGAAAAGAGTTTGCGGCTGGAAACGGCGGAACAAGGATTCCAGGGTTTGCTGGAGGCGGTTTGGGCGGGCTTGCAGAGCTTGCGGCAACGACGGGTCATGGTGCGGCGGGTGATTATCCGCGTGGAACGGGTGGTGGCGCATCGGCCACGGGACCTCTTCGCCCCGGATGACGAAGCGGCGCGACGGCGGGCCGGCGCCCTGGATCGCACTCTGGACGCCATTCGGGATCGTTTCGGGGGGAATGCGGTCAAGAGGGGGATTCTGCTGGCGGCGGAGTCTGCAACGACGTTGCGTGAGGTGATGCCGCGATGAGTTCGCTCGAAGAGGTGGTGCCGTTGTCCCTGCGCAGCGCCTACTCTCTGTTGGAGGGGGTGGAGCAGCCGGGCGACTGGGTGGCGGAGGGGGTGCGCCGGGGTTGGTCGGCCATGGCGTTGACCGATGTGAATACCCTGGCTGGCATCGTGCCGTTCGTTCAGGCGGCGCACATGGCGGGTATTCAGCCTCTGGTGGGCGTGACCCTGCGACAGGATGCCACCGATGCGGGCCTGGTGGTGCTGGTGGCGGGTGCTTCCGGTTGGCGCGGCGTGTGCCGCGCCGTCTCCTCGTGGCGGCACGGGCGGCGGGAGGAGGCCTGGCAGAATCTTCGGGAGGGGGCCGAGGCTCTGGTGGCGCTGCCCGGTACCGCGCAATGGTTGTGGCGCTGTCTGAAGGTGGAGGGCTGGCGGCGGCAGGAGGCGGGTCTCTTTGCGCGGGTGGGGCCGACAGCCGGTGTCGAGGGGGAGGCCGGTCGGGCCGCGCTTCTGGAGTTGGCCCGCAAGGCGCGGGTGCCGCTGGTGGCCGTTGGGGATGTCGTGGCGCGGGATGTCGGCGGCTTGCGCGCCCAGCGGGTGGTTCGAGCCCTGGCTTCGGGCACCACGGTGCATCGGCTGCCGCCGAACGGGTCGGCCCCCTCCTGGGCGGTCTCTCCCGAGGCCTCTTTCGTGGCGGCCTTCTCCCATTTGCCGGAGGCGTTGGCCAATATCCGGCGTGTGGTGGAGCGTTGTCGTTTCGTGCCGGAGCTGGGCAGACCACTGTTTCCCGTCATGGCGGGCGATGTTCCCCCGGAGGAGGTGTTGCGCCGCCGCACCATGGAGGGGCTGGCCTGGCGTTACCGGCCAACGCTGCCGTTGGAGGCCTTGCGGCGTACCCGCAACGAGCTGGAGTGCATCGGGCGCATGGGCTACGCCAGCTATTTTCTGGTGGTGCATGAGATCGTCCTGGAGGCGCGACGGCGGGGTCTGCCCGTTCTGGGGCGGGGTTCGGCGGCCAACTCGACGGTGGCCTATGCCCTGGGCATCACCCATGTCGATCCGGTGGCTCACCAGCTCTTTTTCGAGCGGTTTCTCAATCCCGAACGTCTGGATCCTCCCGATATCGATCTTGACGTGCCCTGGGATCAGCGGGAGAACCTGTTGCGTTTCGTGGTGGAGCGTTTCGGCGAGGAGCATGTGGCCCTGATCGGGGCCTTTCAGACCTTTCAGACCCGTGGTTTGTTCCGGGAGGTGGGACGGGCACTGGGGCTTCCGCCGGGGATGTTCGGCGCCTTGGCGCGACGCCTGCCCGGTGGATCCCTGGAGCGGTTGGACGCGGTGCTGGCCAGCGGGCATCCGGGTTATCGGGGGTTGCCGTTGCACGAGCCGCCGTGGCGGGATGTGCTGGCCGTGTCGCGCCGTCTGGCCGGGCTGCCCCGCCACTTCGCCCTGCATCCGTGCGGCGTGGCGGTATGCGGACTTCCCGTGCGGGATGTGGTGCCGGTGGTGCCCTCTCCGGAAGGGTGGCCCGCCACCGATGCGGCCATGGGACCGGCGGAGGATCTGGGCCTGATCAAGATCGATCTGTTGGGCAACCGTTCCATGAGCGCCTTGTGTACGGCGCTGTCCGCCCTGGGACGGCGTCGCGCCGAGGATCCGGAGGGAGGGCTGGCTCCGGAGCAGGCCATGGCCGACCCGGCTACCGGAGATCTTCTGGCGCGGGGGGAGACGGTGGGCTGTTTCTACATCGAATCGCCATCCATGCGGGGCGTGCTGAAGCGTCTGGCCTGCCGGGATTTCGAAACCCTGGTCGCCGCCAGTTCCATCATTCGGCCCGGAGTGAATCAGGGCGGGCTGATGGATGCGTTCATCCGGCGGCATCACGGGCTGGAGGAGGCGAGCTGTCCCGATGAGCGTCTGCGTCCCATTCTGCAGGAGACCCACGGCATTCTGGTCTATCAGGAGCAGGTGATTCGCACGGCGGCGGTCATCGCGGGCATGAGCCTGGGGGAGGCCGATCTGTTGCGGCGGGCCATGGGCAAGAAACGACACTGGGAGAAGATGGATTGTTACCGGGAGCGTTTTTTGCGGGGCGCGGTCTCCGGGGGCATGACGGCGGAAGGGGCGCAGGCCTTGTGGGAGCAGATCAGCTCCTTCGCCGGTTACGCCTT encodes:
- a CDS encoding DNA polymerase III subunit alpha — translated: MSSLEEVVPLSLRSAYSLLEGVEQPGDWVAEGVRRGWSAMALTDVNTLAGIVPFVQAAHMAGIQPLVGVTLRQDATDAGLVVLVAGASGWRGVCRAVSSWRHGRREEAWQNLREGAEALVALPGTAQWLWRCLKVEGWRRQEAGLFARVGPTAGVEGEAGRAALLELARKARVPLVAVGDVVARDVGGLRAQRVVRALASGTTVHRLPPNGSAPSWAVSPEASFVAAFSHLPEALANIRRVVERCRFVPELGRPLFPVMAGDVPPEEVLRRRTMEGLAWRYRPTLPLEALRRTRNELECIGRMGYASYFLVVHEIVLEARRRGLPVLGRGSAANSTVAYALGITHVDPVAHQLFFERFLNPERLDPPDIDLDVPWDQRENLLRFVVERFGEEHVALIGAFQTFQTRGLFREVGRALGLPPGMFGALARRLPGGSLERLDAVLASGHPGYRGLPLHEPPWRDVLAVSRRLAGLPRHFALHPCGVAVCGLPVRDVVPVVPSPEGWPATDAAMGPAEDLGLIKIDLLGNRSMSALCTALSALGRRRAEDPEGGLAPEQAMADPATGDLLARGETVGCFYIESPSMRGVLKRLACRDFETLVAASSIIRPGVNQGGLMDAFIRRHHGLEEASCPDERLRPILQETHGILVYQEQVIRTAAVIAGMSLGEADLLRRAMGKKRHWEKMDCYRERFLRGAVSGGMTAEGAQALWEQISSFAGYAFCKAHSASFARLSFQMAWLKVHHPAWFFAGILTHQGGFYHPQVYVDEARRLGIEPRRPCLVLGSWESVAEGERAVRLGWQWIRHLGREAGERIARAAPFRHWRDFLQRVPLDREAAAMLVLSGAADALEGVVDQADRQALLWELEAFHGAAAKPEATERGGLWPQEGEAPLAERERTAEEVTETLLRQMQSMGLSLVDHPLRLYRGELEGLRGRVVSAKRLLDVAEGAGAQCVGLPVARKEMVTKRGEPMAFMTLSDRTGLIETVLFPPVLRQVGPALRGPGPWHVGGVMRQGSLVVDWMRRVGT